The following coding sequences are from one Triticum aestivum cultivar Chinese Spring chromosome 5A, IWGSC CS RefSeq v2.1, whole genome shotgun sequence window:
- the LOC123102324 gene encoding renalase isoform X1, which yields MPLFHPAPCARPAAARAASRFSGAVVAASGAGGARPPKAPPRRPRGKPRFSRQSAIKKSFQQEQVVFSTPVPADPTVAIIGGGASGLSCASALAARGVRAVVFDTGMHGLGGRMATRMVDDGRRLVFDHAAQFFTASDQRFQKLVDEWVEKGLAREWRGSIGELEAGGHFTAIPSSTPRYIGVRGMRPLADAMLPEVYQNDLIKVVRPSWISKLEPFNGLWRLFENEKPQGQYDAVVIAHNGKCANRLLSTSGLPQLTRQMKRLELSSVWALLAAFDDPLPIPQDNSYGTFEGAFVRDIDSLSWMANNTQKLFPLETNRPECWTFFSTASYGKKNKVPQENIPNATAEKVKRDMLGGIEVALGLSTGSLQRPFYTRVQLWGAALPMNTPGVPCIFDPQGRAGICGDWLTGSSIEAAVLSGMSLGDHVADYFASGGERPEEFAIGLDDSLNRVEGHDIGQFPGLDPQKPQVAEPQLAPSI from the exons ATGCCGCTCTTCCACCCCGCCCCATGtgctcgccccgccgccgcgcgcgccgcgtcCCGCTTTTCCGGGGCGGTGGTCGCAGCCAGCGGCGCCGGAGGAGCGCGTCCTCCGAAGGCGCCCCCGCGGCGCCCGCGCGGTAAGCCCCGGTTCTCGCGGCAGTCGGCCATCAAGAAGAGCTTCCAGCAGGAGCAGGTGGTCTTCTCCACCCCGGTGCCCGCTGACCCCACCGTCGCCATCATCGGAGGCGGAGCCTCCGGCCTCTCCTGCGCGTCCGCCCTTGCCGCCCGTGGCGTCCGCGCCGTCGTATTCGACACG GGTATGCACGGCTTAGGTGGCAGGATGGCGACCAGGATGGTCGACGACGGGCGGCGGCTGGTGTTCGACCACGCGGCGCAGTTCTTCACCGCGAGCGACCAGAGGTTCCAGAAGCTGGTCGATGAGTGGGTCGAGAAAGGGCTGGCTCGCGAGTGGAGGGGTTCGATCGGTGAGCTCGAGGCTGGTGGCCATTTCACAGCTATACCTTCCTCAACGCCGAGGTACATCGGCGTGAGAGGAATGCGCCCGCTTGCCGATGCAATGCTGCCGGAGGTATATCAG AATGACCTGATTAAAGTTGTAAGGCCTTCCTGGATAAGCAAGCTTGAACCATTCAACGGCCTGTGGCGCTTGTTTGAGAATGAGAAGCCCCAGGGTCAATATGATGCCGTTGTGATAGCACACAATG GCAAATGTGCGAACCGTCTGCTTTCTACGTCAGGTCTACCCCAACTGACAAGGCAAATGAAG AGACTAGAGTTGAGTTCTGTCTGGGCACTACTTGCGGCATTTGATGATCCTCTTCCAATCCCACAAGATAACTCTTATGGCACATTTGAAGGAGCatttgtgagagatattgattctCTCTCTTGGATGGCCAACAATACTCAGAAACTTTTCCCTTTGGAGACAAACAGACCCGAGTGCTGGACATTTTTCAGCACTGCTTCTTATGGAAAGAAAAACAAAGTTCCACAG GAAAATATCCCGAATGCCACTGCAGAAAAAGTGAAACGAGACATGCTTGGGGGAATTGAAGTTGCTTTGGGGCTCTCGACTGGATCTCTTCAGCGGCCATTTTACACGAGAGTACAGTTGTG GGGTGCAGCTTTACCGATGAACACTCCAGGAGTACCATGCATATTTGATCCCCAGGGCCGAGCAGGCATTTGTGGTGACTGGCTCACGGGTTCAAGTATAGAAGCAGCAGTATTGAGCGGAATGTCTCTTGGAGATCAT GTCGCTGACTACTTTGCGAGCGGTGGGGAACGGCCTGAGGAGTTTGCGATTGGTCTGGATGACAGCCTAAACCGAGTAGAAGGTCATGACATCGGGCAGTTCCCAGGTTTGGACCCCCAGAAGCCACAGGTAGCTGAACCTCAGCTGGCACCGAGCATATGA
- the LOC123102324 gene encoding renalase isoform X2, with protein sequence MPLFHPAPCARPAAARAASRFSGAVVAASGAGGARPPKAPPRRPRGKPRFSRQSAIKKSFQQEQVVFSTPVPADPTVAIIGGGASGLSCASALAARGVRAVVFDTGMHGLGGRMATRMVDDGRRLVFDHAAQFFTASDQRFQKLVDEWVEKGLAREWRGSIGELEAGGHFTAIPSSTPRYIGVRGMRPLADAMLPENDLIKVVRPSWISKLEPFNGLWRLFENEKPQGQYDAVVIAHNGKCANRLLSTSGLPQLTRQMKRLELSSVWALLAAFDDPLPIPQDNSYGTFEGAFVRDIDSLSWMANNTQKLFPLETNRPECWTFFSTASYGKKNKVPQENIPNATAEKVKRDMLGGIEVALGLSTGSLQRPFYTRVQLWGAALPMNTPGVPCIFDPQGRAGICGDWLTGSSIEAAVLSGMSLGDHVADYFASGGERPEEFAIGLDDSLNRVEGHDIGQFPGLDPQKPQVAEPQLAPSI encoded by the exons ATGCCGCTCTTCCACCCCGCCCCATGtgctcgccccgccgccgcgcgcgccgcgtcCCGCTTTTCCGGGGCGGTGGTCGCAGCCAGCGGCGCCGGAGGAGCGCGTCCTCCGAAGGCGCCCCCGCGGCGCCCGCGCGGTAAGCCCCGGTTCTCGCGGCAGTCGGCCATCAAGAAGAGCTTCCAGCAGGAGCAGGTGGTCTTCTCCACCCCGGTGCCCGCTGACCCCACCGTCGCCATCATCGGAGGCGGAGCCTCCGGCCTCTCCTGCGCGTCCGCCCTTGCCGCCCGTGGCGTCCGCGCCGTCGTATTCGACACG GGTATGCACGGCTTAGGTGGCAGGATGGCGACCAGGATGGTCGACGACGGGCGGCGGCTGGTGTTCGACCACGCGGCGCAGTTCTTCACCGCGAGCGACCAGAGGTTCCAGAAGCTGGTCGATGAGTGGGTCGAGAAAGGGCTGGCTCGCGAGTGGAGGGGTTCGATCGGTGAGCTCGAGGCTGGTGGCCATTTCACAGCTATACCTTCCTCAACGCCGAGGTACATCGGCGTGAGAGGAATGCGCCCGCTTGCCGATGCAATGCTGCCGGAG AATGACCTGATTAAAGTTGTAAGGCCTTCCTGGATAAGCAAGCTTGAACCATTCAACGGCCTGTGGCGCTTGTTTGAGAATGAGAAGCCCCAGGGTCAATATGATGCCGTTGTGATAGCACACAATG GCAAATGTGCGAACCGTCTGCTTTCTACGTCAGGTCTACCCCAACTGACAAGGCAAATGAAG AGACTAGAGTTGAGTTCTGTCTGGGCACTACTTGCGGCATTTGATGATCCTCTTCCAATCCCACAAGATAACTCTTATGGCACATTTGAAGGAGCatttgtgagagatattgattctCTCTCTTGGATGGCCAACAATACTCAGAAACTTTTCCCTTTGGAGACAAACAGACCCGAGTGCTGGACATTTTTCAGCACTGCTTCTTATGGAAAGAAAAACAAAGTTCCACAG GAAAATATCCCGAATGCCACTGCAGAAAAAGTGAAACGAGACATGCTTGGGGGAATTGAAGTTGCTTTGGGGCTCTCGACTGGATCTCTTCAGCGGCCATTTTACACGAGAGTACAGTTGTG GGGTGCAGCTTTACCGATGAACACTCCAGGAGTACCATGCATATTTGATCCCCAGGGCCGAGCAGGCATTTGTGGTGACTGGCTCACGGGTTCAAGTATAGAAGCAGCAGTATTGAGCGGAATGTCTCTTGGAGATCAT GTCGCTGACTACTTTGCGAGCGGTGGGGAACGGCCTGAGGAGTTTGCGATTGGTCTGGATGACAGCCTAAACCGAGTAGAAGGTCATGACATCGGGCAGTTCCCAGGTTTGGACCCCCAGAAGCCACAGGTAGCTGAACCTCAGCTGGCACCGAGCATATGA